The nucleotide window AATCAGAAAAAGGGTAAATAAAGCCCGGAAGATTCAGGAAGAAAGATTGAAAAAATCAGATTTATTCAGTAATGCCAAAATGAGCAGCCGCCACTTGAAAGTGTTTTGTCCTCTGGATGGCGAATGTGAGAAACTTCTTGAACAGGCTGTTGATGTCCTTGGGTTTTCCGTCAGGGCCTGCCATTCCGTGATACGGGTGGCCAGGACCATTGCAGATCTTGAAGCGGAACCTGAGATTAAGCGGGATCATCTGGCCGAAGCCGTCCAGTTCAGGAGTTTTGACAGGGGATCTGGACAATCATGCTGAAAACAGTATTAACTGCTACGGGCAGAACTGATATTGATATCAATCCATGAGCTGTTCAAGTGTGATCCCCATGGTATCGGCCAGCTTTTTTATCAGGTATTCGTATTCATTCCAGGGGATGAGCTCAACTGGTTTAATATGTCGGTTCACAGCAATTCAGAATATGCCAGGGGAACCTGGTTCAAGGAACGCTCAATTGCGGGTCCAATAATTTTTACCGTGGCTGACGGCTTGATTCATAATGCAGATAATATTGCCGGATTTCTGGCCGGGGACGGATATGAAATTTATGCTTATATTGGTGTGAACAATATGAAGATCACGTCTCCTGTGATGTTTGGGGACACCCTGAGGGCTGAAGCAGAGGTCGTTGAGCTTCGTCCGACCAAAAATCCGGAAAGGTTCTTGTTTGTTTACAAAAACAGGGCTTACAACCAGCGTGATCAGCAGGTGATAGAATATCAAACAACAATGATGGTCACTAAAAAAGAGTAAGTTCGGATGTTTTATGGGTTAGGCTTTGCGGGGAAAAAAAGAGATGAAAAAACTATCAATAATATTGGCTTTATTCCTGATGGGGTGTGTTGGAATACCTGAAAATATTAAACCCGTTGATAATTTCGAGTTGGAAAAATATCTGGGCAAGTGGTACGAAATTGCGCGGCTGGATCATTCATTCGAACGGGGGTTGACACGAATAACAGCAGATTACAGTTTACGCAATGATGGTGGTGTCAGGGTATTGAATCGCGGTTACTCGGTTAAAGAAAACGCCTGGAAAGAGGTCGAAGGGAAGGCTTATTTTGTAAAAGGATCTGATCAGGGTTACCTGAAAGTTTCTTTCTTTGGTCCCTTTTATGGTTCTTATATCATTTTTGGCCTTGATCATGATAATTACCAATATTCAATCGTATGCGGCCCTGATAAATCTTATTTGTGGATTCTGGCCAGAGGCCCGGAAATAAATGCAGACTTAAAAAATAAGCTCATTGAAAAAGCAGCAGCATCGGGATTTGAAACGAACAAATTGATATTTGTCGATCATGGATCCCTTTTATCTCTCTCCAGGGGATGACGGGATAATTTTTTAAAAGGGACTGATCTGTTATTTTATCTATTTTTTTGACAAGCTCCCCGATCACAATCAATGGCATGCATAACAGATCAAGCCTTTCAATGCCTTCTGGAGAATCAGTTAGATCGGAAACAACACTTATGGATTGCGCCCTCAATTGGATTTTGTTTAAGCAATCCTGTGTTTTGTTTAATAAATCAGCAAGAATCTCAGTATCATACATAAATAACATCCTTTGAAATTCGCTCTTTCAAAAGAGGACTCAAGTCCTCCCGATAGGTAACAACGTCAACCGGCATTCCAAGGAAATTTTCTAAGCTCATTTTTAAACCGATTCTATTTAAAAGATTACGTTTGCTTAGCTCTACAACAATATCAATATCGCTATCTTTATTGACGGTTCCTCTGGCAACGGATCCAAAAATGCCCATTTTAGTAACCCCGAATTTTTTGGCTTGTTTCTTTTTATATTCTTTTAACAGGGTTATAATGTGTTTTTTATTAATCATCATCCTCATCCGTTTTTTATGTTAGATATTAAAAAATTACCGAACTAAAGTTCGAAAACTGCCAAACCATCCGTAAAAATTTGCATCCATAAAAAATTGATTGTTCACGAGTAATCTTTTATAAAAGTAAGCACCACACGAACTTTATATTTAGGAGTTACCCGTGAACAATAATTCATTTATAAATCAGTTTTCAGAAAATATCAAATTCCATTACACCTGTTTTGATCGGGTCATTATCCGTGGATACATCCGGAATTTTTTCTCCATGGCCTGTGTGGTTCTTTTTCTCAAAGCCATGGGCTTATCAATAAGGGTTTAAGCCTGATTACACAAGGCTTGGCGGTTAATATGTGAAATCCAAAAAACGTAAATTTTTCTCACGTTTTTTAAAAACAAAGCGTATCAGAAAACATATAAAAAAAGAGGGGTGGTTTATGTGTAAGATAGCAGCAGGCACTAAAATTTTGTGTCGCGTAAACAGGACGCTTGATAAGGGGGATTTTTCCATCCTGCATCAGCTCAACTGGTTTAATATGTCGGTTCACAGCAATTCGGAATATGCCAGGAGAACCTGGTTCAAGGAACGCTCACTTGCGGGTCCAATCATTTTTACCGTGGCTGACGGCCTGATTCATAATGCAGATAATATTGCCGAATTTCTGGCCGGGGACGGATATGAAATTTATGCTTATATTGGTGTGAACAATATGAAGATCAACTCTCCTGTGATGTTTGGGGACACCCTGAGAGCTGAAGCAGAGGTCGTTGAGCTTCGTCCGACCAAAAATCAGGAAAGGTTCTTGTTTGTTTACAAAAACAGGGCTTACAACCAGCGTGATCAGCAGGTGATAGAATATCAAACAACAATGATGGTCACTAAAAAAGAGTAAGTTCGGATGTTTTATGGGAATTCGGATGAAGAGGATTGGTATAAGCATTATCCGCCGGCCATGGCCTGAAAAATATGCAGGGTTGCCCCATGGATCAACCGGTCTGTTGATTTGGCAATTGTTTTGTTCATGATGACAAGATAGTTGCTTGTATCCGGAATACCCAGATGAGCAAGTAGGTCGGTAACCCTTGCATCATCCGGAATATTCACATCCATACCGTTTAACGAATCATACCCCGGAAAATTTTGCCCCAGGGTGCCGAATAATTTAACCTTGATATTCAATTGACATCATCCAGTTAAAAATTTAAAGCCGTGTCCATCTCTTCAGGACGGATTAAAACGACTTTATTGTGCGGTAAAAGCGGTTCTTTATAAAAGAATTCAGGTAATCGGTCATCCTCACTGGTTAATCCGGCTTTGCGGTTAAATTCCAATTCTTGTTTTAACACCCTGACGCCAAGGGCCGGGATATCGTCCGGGTCGAGCTGGGCGCCGAATTTGGCATTCATGACATTTAAAAACGCTTCTGCTCCCTCCGGTGTGGTCAAGGCAAAGCTTGCCAGCAGGCACAGGCCTGTACAATCCACCGCTGCCATGGCAATCTGCGTATTCCGGGATGCTTCGATCTGGCCTTCGGGTTTCAAGGGATCAAGGTTCCCGGCCATATATTCTCCCACGACATTCCCGGCCGTATGATCCGCTCCCATGGGGGAGGTGGCATAGGTAACCGCATTTCCCTGCATGCCCCGGGGGTCATAGGCGGCAATGCTTTGGCCCTTGACGGTGGGCACCCTGTGGTGATTGAAATGTTTGCCCACGGCATCCGGGCCGTTTCCCAGTATTTTTCCCAGTTCCGTACCCAGGCCGATCTGTTCGACCATGTCAATGGCGGCCTCGCCATCGCCAAACTTTATTTTTCCGGCATCCATGGCAACGCCTATGCCCACGCCCGTGTTCATAGTATCAACCCCCATATCATCGCAAAGCCTGTCCAGCCTGGCAATGATATCCAGATCGTCAATGCCGGTCATTCCACCCATTGACCAGATGGTTTCATATTCAAGGGAAGAGGTGACAAACTCTCCCTTTTTATCTACAAATTCATTTGAACACCGGATAATGCATTGCGAACACCCTAAATGAGTATTGTTGCCGCCTCTTTTTTTATTCAGTTCGGCAAGTGCTTCCCCACTGATTTTTTCCCAGCCTTCCATCACGCCTGTTGTGGCATTGAGACTGGGGAAAGCCCCCATGGAATTGACAGGGGCTACCAGACCGGCTGTTCCCAGGGCAGGCAGCATCTGCCCGGTCAAGGGGTGGGCTTTGACAGCCTGGGCAAAGGCTTTTGCCGCTTCTTTAAACGCCTGGGGGTCGGCAATGGCATCGGTTTTTTTTCCCTGGCTGTCAATGACAATCGCCTTTAATCTTTTTGCCCCCATCACCGCTCCCATCCCGCCACGACCGGCTGCCCGGCAGGGACGGCCATCCACATCCGAGGCCTGGATGGAGGCGGATGTCAATTGGTATTCACCTGCCGGGCCAATGACCAGAATCGAGGATTTTTCCCCGTAGGTTTTAAGCAGGGTTTGTGTGAGGGGATAGGTTCTCATCCCTTTATATTCATTTGCCGGGATGAGACTTGCCGTTCCCTGGTGGTCAATTCTTAAAATATACAATTCGTCATCATTTGCCTGGCCCTCAATGATAATGGCTGTAATGCCCAGATGTCCCAGGGCAGCGCCGGTGGTGCCTCCGGCGTTGCTTTCCTTTATGCCGCCTGTCAAAGGGCTTTTCGCGCCAATGGACACCCGGCTGGTATTGACCAGACTGGTTCCGCTCAAGACACCGGGTGCAATGATCAGTTTGTTGTCGGGCCCAAGGGGATCACATGTTGGTGGAACCTCCGCATTTATCATTGTTGAGGTAAGTCCTCTGCCGCCAAGCCCCAGGTATTGCTGTGGAACGTCATTCAAATTGATGGATTTTTCGGTCATGTTGACATTAATAAATTTCATATTTGTTCCCCTTTATTTGAGAATAAGTTGATTAAATGGTTTTGGCAGACGCTGCCAGTTGTTTTTTTATCTGGAAAATATTTTTATCGGGGTGATGTTTCATCAATTGCGCTGCTTTTGCCGTGACATGGGCTACGGCAAAGCTGTTGCCCCGAAAGTTTTGTTCCTGGGGCATCCCGGGTATTGCTCTTGGCAGGCCATGGGCACCGAATTCAATTTTTGATTCAGGATGAAATACCATCTGGTCTTTGTCGCAGTCATGGTTCCAGTACACACCAATAACGGTTTGAAAAAACGCGGGAAATATTCTGTCCTCAGGTCCCCTTGCCGAAGCCAGAATAAGTATATTCCTATCATGGGCTTTTTGGCACAAGGGCTTTAAATTCTGAGCAAGCGCTTCGTTTTCCACACCCAGACTCAGGTGGATGATCTTAAACGGTTTGTCTATGGCCCATTTCAGGGCCTCAATCAAACTTGAGGCTGATGCGGTAAGATCGCGGTGAAAAATTTTAATGGCATACAGGTCTGCAAAAGGGGCCTTTTGCCGGATAATGCCGCAAATTGCCGTGCCATGACCGATCTCATCCTTAAAATCACGGGTTTTTTCAATTTGCCCCTTTGAATTGACCCCATACCCGTGTCCGCCGGAAACGGTCTGCACATGGAAATGGTGCGGGTTGACGCCGCTGTCAATAATCGCGATATCAGGATTCATGGTTCAACTCCTTTGCAGGCCCCTGGTATGAAATGCCGTTTTCATCCAGGACAATGATTTTATGGGCGTTTTCAATGGAAGATGCCCGATGGCTCACAAGAAGGATGGTTTTGTCTTTCATCAATTGTCTGAGAGTCTGTTTTATTTGGTTTTCCACCTTTACATCCAGAAAGGCAGTGGCTTCATCCATGATTAACACCTTTGGGTTGAGCAGTATGGCCCTGGCAATACTGAGCCGCTGTTTCTGGCCGCCTGAAAGCCGGGTGCCCCTGTCCCCGATCAAGGTGTCATATCCCCGGGGCAGCGATTGAATAAAATCGTCTATCTGGGCTGCTTCTGCTGCTTTTTCAATCTCTTCTTGGGAGGCTTCTGGTTTGAAAAACCGGATGTTTTCAAGTATGGAGGCGTGAAACAGAAAGGTTTCCTGGGACACCATGGCAACTTGTTTTCTAAACCAGTTTTTATCAAAGGTTTTAAAATCCTGCCCGGCCCAGGTGATGGTTCCGGCGTCAGGATTGAACAGCCTTAATAAAAGGTGGCACAGAGTGGTTTTGCCGACCCCGCTTGGCCCCACCAGTGCTGTGGTTTTTCCTGAAGGAAGTGTAAAGGAGGTGTTGTTCAAAATCCGGGTGTTCTTGTCATAGGAAAAACCGACCCCATTCACACAGATATCCTGTTCCATCTGGGCTTTGGTCAGTATGGTGTCGCCGGTGTCATCAAAACAGGGGGGGATGTCCAAAATTTTTCTGACCCGTTTGATGGCGACCTTGGATTTCTGCAACGACAGAACACCGTCTAAAAGCCCCTGCAATGGACCAAAGACCCGTCCTTGGTAAACTGAAAACGCCACCAGGCTGCCAACGGTCAGCTGACCCTCCAGGACCTGCCATCCCCCGTACCCAAAAACAATCAGGGAGTTCACAATACCAAAGGCCGTGGACACGGAACCGGATACCGCACCAAGGACCTGGTATTTTAAAAGGAATGTCAGGACAGCCGACTGCTTGTCCTTTAATTTGTTCGACTCTGTTTTTTCCGCACCGAACGCCCGTATGACAGCGGTGTTGGAAAGAGACTCAAACAAGAAATGAGCAATATCGGCATTGCTTTTGGCAACATCATTGGAAAGGCTGAACAGTCTGGGTTTAAGCTTTTGCACAATGATCACAGCAAAGGGCAGAAACACCAGGCTCATCAAGGCCATTTTCCAGTTCAGGCTGAACAGGATGACGCCTGAAATCAGGCAGGTTAAAAAGTCAAACACATACCTGGGAAAAATATCCGTGACCAGGGCCTGGATGTCTGCCATATCCGATGCAATCCTTGAATAGATATCCCCTAATTTTTTTTTGGAGAAAAACGTCAGGGATATTTTTTGAAGATGATCAAACAGGTCTTCTCTCATTAAAAAAAGAATTTTCGCAGAATATCTTGTATAGATATAGCCGTTACCCACCCTGATCCCGAAGCTGATGATGAGAAGGGCAATCAGGGCAGCCAGGATGGAAAATAAAAATTGCGGCTGGTTGCCAAGAAAGACCCGGTCAATGAGAATCTTGGCAAAATAGGGCTGTACCATCCCCAGCACGGTACTGATGGTGCTTAAAAAAAGGGAAAAAATCAACACCTGTTTGTGAGGGGCAAGATAGGCCCCCAGATATCTGATCTGGCTGAAAAATGGTTTTTCTTGCTCAGGCTTCTCTAAAGTAGCACATGTATCCACTGTCGCAGTATTCAGGGGTTTGGCGCAGATCTCTTGCATAATCTTTTATCCTGTCGTTTTGGGTATGATTTCTGGTTTTATCCCGCACAGCCTTGACCAGCTGCAGGCTTCCCATTTTTCTGTGAAACGAGGCTTCTCTGCCCACGATTTTGACGGCTGTCACTCCCCAGTCCCTGAAATGACCGAACCCGCAAAGACTACAGGGGCCATTGGGAAGACCGTCTTTTTGAAAGCTTGATCCGCAGTTGTTCTGAAACCAGAGAAATTCTTTGTAATGCGTCATGCAGTAGTCCAGGTTTTTGGAAAAAGACCGGTTTTTTTTAAAGGAGCCGGTTTTTAAGGAGCCAACTTTTAAGGGACCGGTTTTTAAAGAGCTGGAGGCTTCGATTTCCCAGTCCGTAAGGCAGAACGCACCCAATGTATGACTGGTCTGGCAGAACCCTTCTTCAAAATAGCACCCGTCATTTAAGGCAAACACTTCAAATTCCATTTTATCCGCATTTGCTTGAACAATGGATTTGATTTCCGGCAGTGTTAACTGGCGCGGCAGGATGATCCTGTCGACGCCAAGAGAACGGTAAAAGTCGATTGAATGAGAATTAAAGCAACTTCCCAGGCTGGACAGATGAATCCGGACCGGCAGTTTTTCTTTTGAAAGCGCTATCAAAAGATTTAAATCCGATACAATCAGGGCATCCACACAAGCCTGGTTCACAATTCGATCACACAGTTTTAAAATACAGGCAATGCCTTTTTCAGGGTAAAAGGATGCATTCAAGGTGATGCTCACCTTGACGGAGTTGTTGTGAGCCGCGGTTGTGATTTTTTCCAGGTCTTCCCATGACGATAGATTTGCCTGTTGGGGACTCCTGCGGTTCATCCATAACCCCTGACCGAAGATCTCATCCCACTCAGGAGTTCGAAGGCCGCAATACAGCTCGTCCGCGCCGTTGTGCAGGAGCATGTCAAGTTCTGAAACATTGCTGATGGGCGTGATGATTTTCATAGAAGTCCTCCCTGATAAACCAGACGCAATCCCTGGTGCCGGGCATTTTCAAACAAAGACCTGAGCATGGCAGGGGTATATTGATAAAAGATGGTATTGCCGTTCTGAAACAGTTTAAAGGCAAGATTTGAATGTTTCAGCAAAAGACTTTGCGTGGCGCATGGAGACGAACATTTGCCTGCGAGTCTGAACCGATTGCCGGGGGTCTGGTTCAACCCGGCGGTAAAACAGACCCTGCCCGTGGTGACATATCCAAAAGGAAAATATACAGCTGTCTTGAGTCTGGACGGGGTTACAAATCCAGGGTTTGCATAGGGCAGAAGATCCTGTTCAAGCCGGTGAACGCCAAGATTTTCCGCCAGAACCTGAAGGTTTTCGTGGCGAAATGAGCAGTCGTTTAAAAGTCCTCCCATTTCTTCTGAAGCTGCAAGATCTTTATCTTTGAGCCGGGGATCTTTAAATCCCCTGTTGAAAAGTCTGCCCATGGAGAGTTGAAAATTTGGATATTGTTTTTTCAGGAAAAACAACACCCCTAAATCATTGACCACCACCTCGGCTTCTGGATTCCATTGGTTTAATCTGTCAAACAACGGCGTGCAGTGTTCAATCCCCTGGTCTGTCAGAACCGGTGTTAAAAGGGTGAGGGATAGATTTTTTTGTTCTGCAAACCCGCACAAACAAGACAGTTCCTGCGGGTTTGGCAACCGGGTCGGGCAAAATTCATCTCCCACATAAATACGGTCCAAAGAGGACAGGGCCTCATCCGGATAAAGGTCTTCCGAACTTGTTTCTGTGTAAATGGTGTTAAGTTCCTGCATAAATCCATCAGGAAAATCCTTTACACTGTTCCTTGTCATGTGCCATGCCACTTTCATGTTCACCCCCTTTTTTCTCTTGAATCAACCGGCCTGGTTTTCCTGGGCGCTTACTTTTTCAAAAAACTTCTGCCCTTTTCTCATCTCATGGTTATGGCAGTCCTTGCAGGGTTGGGAGGCAACGTTTTTGATCAGTTTGTTGTGTATTCTGACCTGATCGCTTTCTTTATGGTTTTCCACATTCTTGCAGCTGAAACATCGGCTGTTGGGCACATGGCTCCAATATCCTGGTTCCTTTCCTTCGTCCAGGAACAACGGCTCTTCCTTGGGTTTAATGGGTTCATTGGGATCTCTTTTGAAATGTTCCACAGACAGCCTGAGTGCGGATTTATTCATGTCCATCCATCCCTTGAATCCTTTGTCAAAATGGCATCCTGCACAATTTCCATGATTTTT belongs to Desulfobacula toluolica Tol2 and includes:
- a CDS encoding hotdog family protein is translated as MISIHELFKCDPHGIGQLFYQVFVFIPGDELNWFNMSVHSNSEYARGTWFKERSIAGPIIFTVADGLIHNADNIAGFLAGDGYEIYAYIGVNNMKITSPVMFGDTLRAEAEVVELRPTKNPERFLFVYKNRAYNQRDQQVIEYQTTMMVTKKE
- a CDS encoding S8 family serine peptidase translates to MNPDIAIIDSGVNPHHFHVQTVSGGHGYGVNSKGQIEKTRDFKDEIGHGTAICGIIRQKAPFADLYAIKIFHRDLTASASSLIEALKWAIDKPFKIIHLSLGVENEALAQNLKPLCQKAHDRNILILASARGPEDRIFPAFFQTVIGVYWNHDCDKDQMVFHPESKIEFGAHGLPRAIPGMPQEQNFRGNSFAVAHVTAKAAQLMKHHPDKNIFQIKKQLAASAKTI
- a CDS encoding NapC/NirT family cytochrome c, whose translation is MNIIKHLKQSKKIILIILLATIPVVGFGAHELSVVYFQDKTCVVCHEMKAPIENWKASGTAKNHGNCAGCHFDKGFKGWMDMNKSALRLSVEHFKRDPNEPIKPKEEPLFLDEGKEPGYWSHVPNSRCFSCKNVENHKESDQVRIHNKLIKNVASQPCKDCHNHEMRKGQKFFEKVSAQENQAG
- a CDS encoding lipocalin family protein, which gives rise to MKKLSIILALFLMGCVGIPENIKPVDNFELEKYLGKWYEIARLDHSFERGLTRITADYSLRNDGGVRVLNRGYSVKENAWKEVEGKAYFVKGSDQGYLKVSFFGPFYGSYIIFGLDHDNYQYSIVCGPDKSYLWILARGPEINADLKNKLIEKAAASGFETNKLIFVDHGSLLSLSRG
- a CDS encoding magnesium chelatase subunit ChlI family protein, coding for MEVPRVEYKDLAGGTEGEGSSLIRKRVNKARKIQEERLKKSDLFSNAKMSSRHLKVFCPLDGECEKLLEQAVDVLGFSVRACHSVIRVARTIADLEAEPEIKRDHLAEAVQFRSFDRGSGQSC
- a CDS encoding nucleotidyltransferase family protein; amino-acid sequence: MMINKKHIITLLKEYKKKQAKKFGVTKMGIFGSVARGTVNKDSDIDIVVELSKRNLLNRIGLKMSLENFLGMPVDVVTYREDLSPLLKERISKDVIYV
- a CDS encoding MoaD/ThiS family protein, whose translation is MNIKVKLFGTLGQNFPGYDSLNGMDVNIPDDARVTDLLAHLGIPDTSNYLVIMNKTIAKSTDRLIHGATLHIFQAMAGG
- a CDS encoding aldehyde ferredoxin oxidoreductase family protein — encoded protein: MKFINVNMTEKSINLNDVPQQYLGLGGRGLTSTMINAEVPPTCDPLGPDNKLIIAPGVLSGTSLVNTSRVSIGAKSPLTGGIKESNAGGTTGAALGHLGITAIIIEGQANDDELYILRIDHQGTASLIPANEYKGMRTYPLTQTLLKTYGEKSSILVIGPAGEYQLTSASIQASDVDGRPCRAAGRGGMGAVMGAKRLKAIVIDSQGKKTDAIADPQAFKEAAKAFAQAVKAHPLTGQMLPALGTAGLVAPVNSMGAFPSLNATTGVMEGWEKISGEALAELNKKRGGNNTHLGCSQCIIRCSNEFVDKKGEFVTSSLEYETIWSMGGMTGIDDLDIIARLDRLCDDMGVDTMNTGVGIGVAMDAGKIKFGDGEAAIDMVEQIGLGTELGKILGNGPDAVGKHFNHHRVPTVKGQSIAAYDPRGMQGNAVTYATSPMGADHTAGNVVGEYMAGNLDPLKPEGQIEASRNTQIAMAAVDCTGLCLLASFALTTPEGAEAFLNVMNAKFGAQLDPDDIPALGVRVLKQELEFNRKAGLTSEDDRLPEFFYKEPLLPHNKVVLIRPEEMDTALNF
- a CDS encoding ABC transporter ATP-binding protein — encoded protein: MQEICAKPLNTATVDTCATLEKPEQEKPFFSQIRYLGAYLAPHKQVLIFSLFLSTISTVLGMVQPYFAKILIDRVFLGNQPQFLFSILAALIALLIISFGIRVGNGYIYTRYSAKILFLMREDLFDHLQKISLTFFSKKKLGDIYSRIASDMADIQALVTDIFPRYVFDFLTCLISGVILFSLNWKMALMSLVFLPFAVIIVQKLKPRLFSLSNDVAKSNADIAHFLFESLSNTAVIRAFGAEKTESNKLKDKQSAVLTFLLKYQVLGAVSGSVSTAFGIVNSLIVFGYGGWQVLEGQLTVGSLVAFSVYQGRVFGPLQGLLDGVLSLQKSKVAIKRVRKILDIPPCFDDTGDTILTKAQMEQDICVNGVGFSYDKNTRILNNTSFTLPSGKTTALVGPSGVGKTTLCHLLLRLFNPDAGTITWAGQDFKTFDKNWFRKQVAMVSQETFLFHASILENIRFFKPEASQEEIEKAAEAAQIDDFIQSLPRGYDTLIGDRGTRLSGGQKQRLSIARAILLNPKVLIMDEATAFLDVKVENQIKQTLRQLMKDKTILLVSHRASSIENAHKIIVLDENGISYQGPAKELNHES
- a CDS encoding U32 family peptidase, encoding MKIITPISNVSELDMLLHNGADELYCGLRTPEWDEIFGQGLWMNRRSPQQANLSSWEDLEKITTAAHNNSVKVSITLNASFYPEKGIACILKLCDRIVNQACVDALIVSDLNLLIALSKEKLPVRIHLSSLGSCFNSHSIDFYRSLGVDRIILPRQLTLPEIKSIVQANADKMEFEVFALNDGCYFEEGFCQTSHTLGAFCLTDWEIEASSSLKTGPLKVGSLKTGSFKKNRSFSKNLDYCMTHYKEFLWFQNNCGSSFQKDGLPNGPCSLCGFGHFRDWGVTAVKIVGREASFHRKMGSLQLVKAVRDKTRNHTQNDRIKDYARDLRQTPEYCDSGYMCYFREA
- a CDS encoding hotdog family protein, yielding MCKIAAGTKILCRVNRTLDKGDFSILHQLNWFNMSVHSNSEYARRTWFKERSLAGPIIFTVADGLIHNADNIAEFLAGDGYEIYAYIGVNNMKINSPVMFGDTLRAEAEVVELRPTKNQERFLFVYKNRAYNQRDQQVIEYQTTMMVTKKE